Part of the Labrus bergylta chromosome 19, fLabBer1.1, whole genome shotgun sequence genome, CGGTTCAGGAAGagttcacacacactgagtcaaGCAGCCAGATTTCTCTAACACGGAGcaggctgctgctgcggctCCACGTAGAAACGCTCAAGTCTGtcatttgtctctctttctcagcCATTTATGACTATCGCTATGGCTCGCCTGAAGACACCCAGCTCTCTCATATCTTTTCCCAGGTCACCGTGGGTGCACATAACGTGAAGACACCTTCTTTCACTCTGCGGCTAAACTGCTCTGGGGGTAAAGCTCAGGGCTAATTTTGAACTGATTTGCTGTTGTTatgcacaaatgcacaaacCCAGAGATGATACAAATTCTTAATTTCTTTGTGCAAATttaatgaaaatgcattttctttctgCCCTGGGACTATAGTCTTATTTACCTTTCTACTTTGAAAGAAACAATCAGATTTGTAATCGGGCATGCAGTTATAACAGCGTTACTGTTGGgattatatttgtatttgacaTATAACGCAAAATCTAGCACCTAACATTTCGAATGTGAAAACTAGGCCTATatgaatgaaaatatttatcattattatttctCCAAATCATCTGCTTGATTGAGCGACTGTTAATTTAAAGACTGAATGCAGACTAAATAACAACATGATTTCTGGGCAAACAATAAATTAAACGAGCggtttttaatttaatctgtTATTGCAGTTTTTAATTGCTCTAGTGAAAAAGGCGGGCACATTTTACAATCTCTATCGTTTAATTACTGATGTTAAATAATGAAATTTCCCCAAAGTTACCCGTTTCTATTATAGTTTATAGTTTTCCCAATAATCTCTCAGAGGCTCACCTCCATGCTTACCTGCGTGAATGATGGTGCTTTAGTAGCAGCCTCTGGCTGTGCCCTCCCGGGTTTCTTCACCCCTGAGTACCGGACCTGGCTGCTTACCGGGCCGCTCATTCCGGCCCAATGACCCCCATACATCACCGCGCTGGGCCGCCGTGCAGACAGCACCGACAGCAGCCATTATTATGGGCCTGCAAGGAAAAGTTCACATCTTGGTCATGGAGATGCACGGGTGCCCGCCCGCCCGGTTTTTCAGGTTTCTTCGGGGCCTTTCCATTTATCTTGCATcatgcaaagaaaagaaaaggaagagaatGTGGTTGTTATTGCTTTGCACCAGGTGCCCGGGAAGCACCGCGCTCTGAGGGCTGTCGGTCTTCGTTAAGAAAGATTTCTGGTTTTagtgaaagacaaaaaagaggtTTAACAGTTTGTGGAAACGGACGGAGTATTTCCACATACTACCAGGGAAATAAGATAAAGTGCTGACAGGCCTGTTGGTAGAATaacaataaaactgaaatattattTCCCTGTGTGTGGTAACCCGCTAATAATCTCTCCCCACAGCATTTTCTGTGAATGTTTCtttgaattcagttttattgttAACAGGCTCTAAGGTTTAAAATGTCAACCAGTTTCTAGTTAGATCTTAAAATTGATTTGGCAATCTGAAATGCTTGTGAAAgggttttgttttgatgtggtTTGGCACAGATGGTAATACAAGGTTAGTGCATGCCTTTGTGCCCTGTGTAAGCCAGAAGGTAAACGGTAATAGTCTACAGGACTGCTGGCCCTATCTCGCTTCCATAGTCTCCAGTGTCACGCCTGTATTGAAAAGTAAGATGGATCGCCACCATTTCTTCTCCTCACAGTGCTTCTTGTAACCCTAGGTTCACCCGAGGAGGCCATTGGCGGAGAGGCGTCACGTGACCACGGGGTGCCAATGTTATTCTACAAGGGTGTCAAGACCCTGTcagtttctgaaataaatattggGAAACGGCGAGATGCAAAAGGCAACCTACTACGACAGCTCCGCAATTTACAGTGGCTACCCATATCAAAGCGCAAATGGCTTCAGTTATGATGCCAATCAGGTCCAATATCCCCGCGCCTCTCATGTGGAAAGTGAGTACCATCGACCTGCCTGCTCCCTGCAGTCTCCTGACGGCTCCGTGGCTCTGCAGAAGCCGGGGGAGATAGCGGAGAGCTGCGACAGGACCACAGCCATTCAGGCGGCGCAGTCTAAGGTTCATACCGAAAGCAATCAACCACAGGTGCCGGTGTCAGGCCCACCCCCTCCCTCACAGTCCCCCGGTGCTATCAGCCATAACACGAGCAACGGGTCCAGCCAGCCCAGTGCCAAGAACGGCTCCCCGACCTCAACCACCCGCAGCAAACATATCTTCCCGTGGATGAAGGAATCCCGCCAGAACACCAAGCAAAAACCAGCCAGTAGCTCCAGCTCAGGTACTTTGCACCTACAAACTCATTTCACAAAGCCAATTAATCTTATAGCCTGACTAGAGAGTTACATAAGTTTTGTTGAGGGAGGACTTCATGCGTAGGTGGGTGTAGGTGGGTGGTCAGGTAAGGAGCTGGGAGGGAGGTGACAACAGGCGAATTTAAAGGTtaatccgtttttttttttcttttaccacACTTAACCTCACTTTACTCATACTGCTGTCTTAGTCAGATAAGGCATTATATTCTCCACCCTCTTTGTAGACATGTTTATCATATAAATGgttttcaattattttattcaGGAACATCAGACAAACACTATCACAAACTACATTCCGTGTACAAAGTGTTTGTTCAATTGTATCAACATTGTGCAAATTTCTTGAAATGTCCTCAAAATAATATCATTCACATTAAATCcgatatacagtacatataccATGATTCAaggctttaaaagaaacatttgctCGAAGGAGATCCCACCATTTGTTGTCCCTGTGCCCTGCAGCTGACCTGTCCCTACTGTAAACATGCATCTCCCCTGATCACACAATGTTCccacagagacaacaaacaaacacgcacaACAGTTGTTTCAGTTTGTCCTGATGTTTTGATTAGATGGAGACTTGAAGGGTCAAAGAGGGGGTTAGGGCTTTTCATTTACATGGTGAAacctaaaaaaaatcagagtatGTCATGTTCCCATGACCTTCTTATTTTGTGTGCAATATTTTGATGATGCACACAGGTAGTGTTCAGAGAAGGCATCATTATGACGTGGTTGGGTGGTTTCATTCGTTTGAATCAAACGGTAAAGGGCTAAAATGTAAAGCACGTTTTACGCACAAAGATCCCGGTGTTTTAATCAGAGGGAAAATCTTTGTATCGTTGAGTAGGGCGTTTGGGTGTAAGGATCCTTCTAAATacaaacaattaaaacacagacatcccgaatcccttttttaaaaaacgcCAAATGATGTGGGTCAATTAGATATTCAGTTATATACTTCCCTGTAGTGAACTTTGAAACATTCAAAGAAACATGGCCCTCTTcaatgtgtatatatatatatatatatatatatatatatatatatatatatatatatatttatgattAATGTTAAGGAGAAAGTTCTAGGATACTTTGACACGTGAGTATGTATGGAACCGCTTTTACGCATTTTTACGCACGCACCCAAACAAAAACTTTTGGGagtgaggaaaacaaaaggTCAGGGTAGGGACTAGGCATTTATTTTTGCTCTTGCCAAGGGTAAACCGAATAAATCACAGATACGCATATACCTGTGACCTAAAATTGTTCTAAGTGATTGTCTACACCAATTgctgaaattcaaaatgttgtGGTTCTTATATATTGCTTTTATGCAcgtcaagtcaagtttatttataaagcacatttcatacgACAGGCGTAGACTCAACGCACATACGCAAGCCAGATACTGCTATACGTTTAGATACAAACTTTGTTCATTGGTTTTGGGATATGTATTCTTCTTTAATTTGTTTGGGAAAGTGATATCATCAAATTACAACATTAAATTGTTTATTACAACAACACTTTACGCACGCTTTACGCACACAGAATACACAAAGGCCTGTACTTTACATACGATTTCCAGCTCATCCTATTGCATAATTCTACCCACAAGACATTTGGAAATGAATTACAAATAATCATACAGTAATAATCGTTGCCAAAAGTGATTGCCCTACATACACTGTTCCTCCTATTCCTCGTCTAAACATGTCTTTCATGTCTTTTATGACCTAATGACTCAGGTAATGTCATGCTGCATTCCTTTTGCTTCATGTTTGGGTGACAGGTAGTAAAATGTATTAAGTGTTGGACACGTGCCACAGCAGTTAGTAGACCAACGCCTTGCTGCTCTGTAGCCAAACTCCAGCCTCTTAGAGGGTGAGGCTTATCAGCGAGGGCGAGGCGAGCTGCTAAACCCTGAGGAATACATAATGCTTGTGTTTGCAGTACGCGTGTGCTACTCTGTGACTACAGGGGGAGATGAGGGTCAAAATGTTTTAGAAGGAAATCTTAGGTTACCTGGTTCCACACTAGACATTGACCCACTCCTCTCCAgttacattgtttttgtttttttttctattgcagCGTGCACGTTATGTACATGGGTTGATAGTCAAATGTGTGGAGCCTCAtgataactcatgtgctctaaCGTAGctagcacatttataaaaaatgtagtGATATTTGTAACACATGGCGGCGCCCACGTGCATACGCTGGCGTAAAAGATGagactgaggagagagagaaatagtcTATGATAAACTCCTATTTTAGAAGGATTATTTATGTGCTTTCTGTTTAGGATCCCCACCCCCTTTCAAGTTATGTTATCAGCTGAGTGAGTTTGGCCACACGGTTTgatttttctctcactctcctgtctctgtacctctttctcctctctgtctgtaatggATTACTGATTGACACCCTCCTCTCATCCTCCCTGACAGTGGAGAGTTGCCCCGGAGACAAGAGTCCTCCGGGGTCAGCAGCGTCGAAGAGGGCCAGGACAGCTTACACCAGTGCGCAGCTAgtggagctggagaaggagttTCACTTTAACCGGTACCTCTGTAGACCGCGAAGGGTGGAGATGGCCAACCTGCTcaacctcacagagagacagattaaaATCTGGTTCCAGAACCGCAGGATGAAATACAAGAAAGATCAGAAAGGCGTCGGCATGATGCCTTCTCCTGGTGG contains:
- the hoxa3a gene encoding homeobox protein Hox-A3a → MQKATYYDSSAIYSGYPYQSANGFSYDANQVQYPRASHVESEYHRPACSLQSPDGSVALQKPGEIAESCDRTTAIQAAQSKVHTESNQPQVPVSGPPPPSQSPGAISHNTSNGSSQPSAKNGSPTSTTRSKHIFPWMKESRQNTKQKPASSSSSVESCPGDKSPPGSAASKRARTAYTSAQLVELEKEFHFNRYLCRPRRVEMANLLNLTERQIKIWFQNRRMKYKKDQKGVGMMPSPGGQSPRSPVGPVSGGGGSGGYLNSMHSLVNSVPYDSQSPTSYNKPHQNAYGMATSYPPPLNNCPPSQKRYPGTDSATPEYDAHPLQGNGNYGTHMQGSPVYVGGGYMDSVPNSGTSVFGLTHLSHPPPANMDYNGAITMGNSQHHGVCDPTPTYTDLTPHYSQGRIQEAPKLTHL